The Macaca fascicularis isolate 582-1 chromosome 11, T2T-MFA8v1.1 genome includes a region encoding these proteins:
- the ITGA7 gene encoding integrin alpha-7 isoform X1: protein MAGARSRDPWGASWICYLLGSLLVELLFSRAVAFNLDVMGALRKEGEPGSLFGFSVALHRQLQPGPQSWLLVGAPQALALPGQQANRTGGLFACPLSLEETDCYRVDIDQGADVQKESKENQWLGVSVRSQGPGGKIVTCAHRYEARQRVDQILETRDMIGRCFVLSQDLAIRDELDGGEWKFCEGRPQGHEQFGFCQQGTAAAFSPDSHYLLFGAPGTYNWKGTARVELCAQGSADLAHLDDGPYEAGGEKEQDPRLIPVPANSYFGFSIDSGKGLVRAEELSFVAGAPRANHKGAVVILRKDSASRLVPEVMLSGERLTSGFGYSLAVADLNSDGWPDLIVGAPYFFERQEELGGAVYVYLNQGGHWAGISPLRLCGSPDSMFGISLAVLGDLNQDGFPDIAVGAPFDGDGKVFIYHGSSLGVVAKPSQVLEGEAVGIKSFGYSLSGSLDMDGNQYPDLLVGSLADTVVLFRARPVLHVSHEVSIAPRSIDLEQPNCAGGHSVCVDLRVCFSYIAVPSSYSPTVALDYVLDADTDRRLRGQVPRVTFLSRSPDEPKHQASGTVWLKHQHDRVCGDAMFQLQDNVKDKLRAIVVTLSYSLQTPRLRRQAPGQGLPPVAPILNAHQPSTQRAEIHFLKQGCGEDKICQSNLQLVRARFCARVSDTEFQPLPMDADGTTALFALSGQPVIGLELMVTNLPSDPAQPQADGDDAHEAQLLVMLPDSLHYSGVRALDPAEKPLCLSNENASHVECELGNPMKRGAQVTFYLILSTSGISIETTELEVELLLATISEQELHPVSARARVFIELPLSIAGMATPQQLFFSGVVRGERAMQSERDVGSKVKYEVTVSNQGQSLKTLGSAFLNIMWPHEIANGKWLLYPMRVELEGGQGPGQKGLCSPRPNILHLDVDSRDRRRRELEPPEQQEPGERQEPSMSWWPVSSAEKKKNITLDCARGTANCVVFSCPLYSFDRAAVLHVWGRLWNSTFLEEYSAVKSLEVIVRANITVKSSIKNLMLRDASIVIPVMVYLDPMAVVAEGVPWWVILLAVLAGLLVLALLVLLLWKMGFFKRAKHPEATVPQYHAVKIPREDRQQFKEEKTGTILRNNWGSPRREGPDAHPILAADGHPELGPDGHAGPGTA from the exons ATGGCCGGGGCTCGGAGCCGCGACCCTTGGGGGGCCTCCTGGATTTGCTACCTTCTTGGCTCCCTGCTCGTCGAACTGCTCTTCTCACGGGCTGTCGCCTTCAATCTGGACGTGATGGGTGCCTTGCGCAAGGAGGGCGAGCCAGGCAGCCTCTTCGGCTTCTCTGTGGCCTTGCACCGGCAGTTGCAGCCCGGACCCCAGAGCtg GCTGCTGGTGGGTGCTCCCCAGGCCCTGGCTCTTCCTGGGCAGCAGGCGAATCGCACTGGAGGCCTCTTCGCTTGCCCCTTGAGTCTGGAGGAGACCGACTGCTACAGAGTGGACATCGACCAGGGAG CTGATGTGCAAAAGGAAAGCAAGGAGAACCAGTGGTTGGGAGTCAGTGTTCGGAGCCAGGGGCCTGGGGGCAAGATTGTT ACCTGTGCACACCGATATGAGGCAAGGCAGCGAGTGGACCAGATCCTGGAGACACGGGATATGATTGGTCGCTGCTTTGTGCTAAGCCAGGACCTGGCCATCCGGGATGAGTTGGATGGTGGGGAATGGAAGTTCTGTGAGGGGCGCCCCCAAGGCCATGAACAATTTGGGTTCTGCCAGCAGGGCACAGCTGCCGCCTTCTCCCCTGATAGCCACTACCTCCTCTTTGGGGCCCCAGGAACCTATAATTGGAAGG GCACGGCCAGGGTGGAGCTCTGTGCTCAGGGCTCAGCGGACCTGGCACACCTGGACGACGGTCCCTACGAGGCGGGGGGTGAGAAGGAGCAGGACCCCCGCCTCATCCCGGTCCCTGCCAACAGCTACTTTG GCTTCTCTATTGACTCGGGGAAAGGTCTGGTGCGTGCAGAAGAGCTGAGCTTTGTGGCTGGGGCCCCCCGTGCCAACCACAAGGGTGCTGTGGTCATCCTGCGCAAGGACAGCGCCAGTCGCCTGGTGCCTGAGGTTATGCTGTCTGGGGAGCGCTTGACCTCCGGCTTCGGCTACTCGCTGGCTGTGGCTGACCTCAACAGTGATGG CTGGCCAGACCTGATAGTGGGTGCCCCCTACTTCTTTGAGCGCCAAGAAGAGCTGGGGGGTGCCGTGTATGTGTACTTGAACCAGGGGGGTCACTGGGCTGGGATCTCCCCTCTCCGGCTCTGCGGCTCCCCTGACTCCATGTTCGGGATCAGCCTGGCTGTCCTGGGGGACCTCAACCAAGATGGCTTTCCAG ATATTGCAGTGGGCGCCCCCTTTGATGGTGATGGTAAAGTCTTCATCTACCATGGGAGCAGCCTGGGGGTTGTCGCCAAACCTTCGCAG GTGCTGGAGGGCGAGGCTGTGGGCATCAAGAGCTTCGGCTACTCCCTGTCAGGCAGCTTGGATATGGATGGGAATCAATACCCTGACTTGCTGGTGGGCTCCCTGGCTGACACTGTCGTGCTCTTCAG GGCCAGACCCGTCCTCCATGTCTCCCATGAGGTCTCTATTGCTCCACGAAGCATTGACCTGGAGCAGCCCAACTGTGCTGGCGGCCACTCGGTCTG CGTGGACCTAAGGGTCTGTTTCAGCTACATTGCAGTCCCCAGCAGCTACAGCCCTACTGTGG CCCTGGACTACGTGTTAGACGCGGACACAGACCGGAGACTCCGGGGCCAGGTTCCCCGTGTGACCTTCCTGAGCCGTAGCCCAGATGAACCCAAGCACCAAGCCTCAGGCACCGTGTGGCTGAAGCACCAGCATGACCGAGTCTGTGGAGATGCCATGTTCCAGCTCCAG GATAATGTCAAAGACAAGCTTCGGGCCATTGTAGTGACCTTGTCCTACAGTCTCCAGACCCCTCGGCTCCGGCGACAGGCTCCTGGCCAGGGGCTGCCTCCAGTGGCCCCCATCCTCAATGCCCACCAGCCCAGCACCCAGCGGGCAGAG ATCCACTTCCTGAAGCAAGGCTGTGGTGAAGACAAGATCTGCCAGAGCAATCTGCAGCTGGTCCGCGCCCGCTTCTGTGCCCGGGTCAGCGACACGgaattccagcctctgcccat GGATGCGGATGGAACAACAGCCCTGTTTGCACTGAGTGGGCAGCCAGTCATTGGCCTGGAGCTGATGGTCACCAACCTGCCATCggacccagcccagccccaggctgATGGGGATGATGCCCATGAAGCCCAGCTCCTGGTCATGCTTCCTGACTCACTGCACTACTCAGGAGTCCGGGCCCTGGACCCTGCG GAGAAGCCACTCTGCCTGTCCAACGAGAATGCCTCCCATGTTGAGTGTGAGCTGGGGAACCCCATGAAGAGAGGTGCCCAG GTCACCTTCTACCTCATTCTTAGCACCTCAGGGATCAGCATTGAGACCACGGAACTGGAGGTAGAGCTGCTGTTGGCCAC GATCAGTGAGCAGGAGCTGCATCCAGTCTCTGCACGAGCCCGTGTCTTCATTGAGCTGCCACTGTCCATTGCAGG GATGGCCACTCCCCAGCAACTCTTCTTCTCTGGCGTGGTGAGGGGTGAGAGAGCCATGCAGTCTGAGCGGGATGTGGGCAGCAAGGTCAAGTATGAGGTCACG GTTTCCAATCAAGGCCAGTCGCTCAAAACCCTGGGCTCTGCCTTCCTCAACATCATGTGGCCTCATGAGATTGCCAATGGGAAGTGGTTGCTGTACCCAATGCGGGTGGAGCTGGAGGGCGGGCAGGGGCCTGGGCAGAAAGGGCTTTGCTCTCCCAGGCCCAACATCCTCCACCTG GATGTGGACAGTAGGGATAGGAGGCGGCGGGAGCTGGAGCCGCCTGAGCAGCAGGAGCCTGGTGAGCGGCAGGAGCCCAGCATGTCCTGGTGGCCAGTGTCCTCTgctgagaagaagaaaaacatcacCCTG GACTGCGCCCGGGGCACGGCCAACTGTGTGGTGTTCAGCTGCCCACTCTACAGCTTTGACCGCGCGGCTGTGTTGCATGTCTGGGGCCGTCTCTGGAACAGCACCTTCCTGGAG GAGTACTCAGCTGTGAAGTCCCTGGAAGTCATTGTCCGGGCCAACATCACAGTGAAGTCCTCCATAAAGAACTTGATGCTCCGAGATGCCTCCATAGTG ATCCCGGTGATGGTATACTTGGACCCCATGGCTGTGGTGGCAGAAGGAGTGCCCTGGTGGGTCATCCTCCTGGCTGTACTGGCTGGGCTGCTGGTGCTAGCACTGCTGGTGCTGCTCTTGTGGAAG ATGGGATTCTTCAAACGGGCGAAGCACCCCGAGGCCACCGTGCCCCAGTACCATGCGGTGAAGATTCCTCGGGAAGACCGACAGCAGTTCAAGGAGGAGAAGACGGGCACCATCCTGAGGAACAACTGGGGCAGCCCCCGGCGGGAGGGCCCGGATGCACACCCCATCCTGGCTGCCGATGGGCATCCCGAGCTGGGCCCCGATGGGCATGCGGGGCCAGGCACTGCCTAG
- the ITGA7 gene encoding integrin alpha-7 isoform X7 — protein sequence MSRPWCLPLPPTGLLFVTNIDSSDPDQLVYKTLDPADRLPGPAGDLALNSYLGFSIDSGKGLVRAEELSFVAGAPRANHKGAVVILRKDSASRLVPEVMLSGERLTSGFGYSLAVADLNSDGWPDLIVGAPYFFERQEELGGAVYVYLNQGGHWAGISPLRLCGSPDSMFGISLAVLGDLNQDGFPDIAVGAPFDGDGKVFIYHGSSLGVVAKPSQVLEGEAVGIKSFGYSLSGSLDMDGNQYPDLLVGSLADTVVLFRARPVLHVSHEVSIAPRSIDLEQPNCAGGHSVCVDLRVCFSYIAVPSSYSPTVALDYVLDADTDRRLRGQVPRVTFLSRSPDEPKHQASGTVWLKHQHDRVCGDAMFQLQDNVKDKLRAIVVTLSYSLQTPRLRRQAPGQGLPPVAPILNAHQPSTQRAEIHFLKQGCGEDKICQSNLQLVRARFCARVSDTEFQPLPMDADGTTALFALSGQPVIGLELMVTNLPSDPAQPQADGDDAHEAQLLVMLPDSLHYSGVRALDPAEKPLCLSNENASHVECELGNPMKRGAQVTFYLILSTSGISIETTELEVELLLATISEQELHPVSARARVFIELPLSIAGMATPQQLFFSGVVRGERAMQSERDVGSKVKYEVTVSNQGQSLKTLGSAFLNIMWPHEIANGKWLLYPMRVELEGGQGPGQKGLCSPRPNILHLDVDSRDRRRRELEPPEQQEPGERQEPSMSWWPVSSAEKKKNITLDCARGTANCVVFSCPLYSFDRAAVLHVWGRLWNSTFLEEYSAVKSLEVIVRANITVKSSIKNLMLRDASIVIPVMVYLDPMAVVAEGVPWWVILLAVLAGLLVLALLVLLLWKMGFFKRAKHPEATVPQYHAVKIPREDRQQFKEEKTGTILRNNWGSPRREGPDAHPILAADGHPELGPDGHAGPGTA from the exons ATGTCCCGTCCCTGGTGTCTGCCCCTACCCCCCACAGGGTTGCTTTTTGTGACCAACATTGATAGCTCAGACCCTGACCAGCTGGTGTATAAAACTTTGGACCCTGCTGACCGGCTCCCAGGACCAGCCGGAGACTTGGCCCTGAATAGCTACTTAG GCTTCTCTATTGACTCGGGGAAAGGTCTGGTGCGTGCAGAAGAGCTGAGCTTTGTGGCTGGGGCCCCCCGTGCCAACCACAAGGGTGCTGTGGTCATCCTGCGCAAGGACAGCGCCAGTCGCCTGGTGCCTGAGGTTATGCTGTCTGGGGAGCGCTTGACCTCCGGCTTCGGCTACTCGCTGGCTGTGGCTGACCTCAACAGTGATGG CTGGCCAGACCTGATAGTGGGTGCCCCCTACTTCTTTGAGCGCCAAGAAGAGCTGGGGGGTGCCGTGTATGTGTACTTGAACCAGGGGGGTCACTGGGCTGGGATCTCCCCTCTCCGGCTCTGCGGCTCCCCTGACTCCATGTTCGGGATCAGCCTGGCTGTCCTGGGGGACCTCAACCAAGATGGCTTTCCAG ATATTGCAGTGGGCGCCCCCTTTGATGGTGATGGTAAAGTCTTCATCTACCATGGGAGCAGCCTGGGGGTTGTCGCCAAACCTTCGCAG GTGCTGGAGGGCGAGGCTGTGGGCATCAAGAGCTTCGGCTACTCCCTGTCAGGCAGCTTGGATATGGATGGGAATCAATACCCTGACTTGCTGGTGGGCTCCCTGGCTGACACTGTCGTGCTCTTCAG GGCCAGACCCGTCCTCCATGTCTCCCATGAGGTCTCTATTGCTCCACGAAGCATTGACCTGGAGCAGCCCAACTGTGCTGGCGGCCACTCGGTCTG CGTGGACCTAAGGGTCTGTTTCAGCTACATTGCAGTCCCCAGCAGCTACAGCCCTACTGTGG CCCTGGACTACGTGTTAGACGCGGACACAGACCGGAGACTCCGGGGCCAGGTTCCCCGTGTGACCTTCCTGAGCCGTAGCCCAGATGAACCCAAGCACCAAGCCTCAGGCACCGTGTGGCTGAAGCACCAGCATGACCGAGTCTGTGGAGATGCCATGTTCCAGCTCCAG GATAATGTCAAAGACAAGCTTCGGGCCATTGTAGTGACCTTGTCCTACAGTCTCCAGACCCCTCGGCTCCGGCGACAGGCTCCTGGCCAGGGGCTGCCTCCAGTGGCCCCCATCCTCAATGCCCACCAGCCCAGCACCCAGCGGGCAGAG ATCCACTTCCTGAAGCAAGGCTGTGGTGAAGACAAGATCTGCCAGAGCAATCTGCAGCTGGTCCGCGCCCGCTTCTGTGCCCGGGTCAGCGACACGgaattccagcctctgcccat GGATGCGGATGGAACAACAGCCCTGTTTGCACTGAGTGGGCAGCCAGTCATTGGCCTGGAGCTGATGGTCACCAACCTGCCATCggacccagcccagccccaggctgATGGGGATGATGCCCATGAAGCCCAGCTCCTGGTCATGCTTCCTGACTCACTGCACTACTCAGGAGTCCGGGCCCTGGACCCTGCG GAGAAGCCACTCTGCCTGTCCAACGAGAATGCCTCCCATGTTGAGTGTGAGCTGGGGAACCCCATGAAGAGAGGTGCCCAG GTCACCTTCTACCTCATTCTTAGCACCTCAGGGATCAGCATTGAGACCACGGAACTGGAGGTAGAGCTGCTGTTGGCCAC GATCAGTGAGCAGGAGCTGCATCCAGTCTCTGCACGAGCCCGTGTCTTCATTGAGCTGCCACTGTCCATTGCAGG GATGGCCACTCCCCAGCAACTCTTCTTCTCTGGCGTGGTGAGGGGTGAGAGAGCCATGCAGTCTGAGCGGGATGTGGGCAGCAAGGTCAAGTATGAGGTCACG GTTTCCAATCAAGGCCAGTCGCTCAAAACCCTGGGCTCTGCCTTCCTCAACATCATGTGGCCTCATGAGATTGCCAATGGGAAGTGGTTGCTGTACCCAATGCGGGTGGAGCTGGAGGGCGGGCAGGGGCCTGGGCAGAAAGGGCTTTGCTCTCCCAGGCCCAACATCCTCCACCTG GATGTGGACAGTAGGGATAGGAGGCGGCGGGAGCTGGAGCCGCCTGAGCAGCAGGAGCCTGGTGAGCGGCAGGAGCCCAGCATGTCCTGGTGGCCAGTGTCCTCTgctgagaagaagaaaaacatcacCCTG GACTGCGCCCGGGGCACGGCCAACTGTGTGGTGTTCAGCTGCCCACTCTACAGCTTTGACCGCGCGGCTGTGTTGCATGTCTGGGGCCGTCTCTGGAACAGCACCTTCCTGGAG GAGTACTCAGCTGTGAAGTCCCTGGAAGTCATTGTCCGGGCCAACATCACAGTGAAGTCCTCCATAAAGAACTTGATGCTCCGAGATGCCTCCATAGTG ATCCCGGTGATGGTATACTTGGACCCCATGGCTGTGGTGGCAGAAGGAGTGCCCTGGTGGGTCATCCTCCTGGCTGTACTGGCTGGGCTGCTGGTGCTAGCACTGCTGGTGCTGCTCTTGTGGAAG ATGGGATTCTTCAAACGGGCGAAGCACCCCGAGGCCACCGTGCCCCAGTACCATGCGGTGAAGATTCCTCGGGAAGACCGACAGCAGTTCAAGGAGGAGAAGACGGGCACCATCCTGAGGAACAACTGGGGCAGCCCCCGGCGGGAGGGCCCGGATGCACACCCCATCCTGGCTGCCGATGGGCATCCCGAGCTGGGCCCCGATGGGCATGCGGGGCCAGGCACTGCCTAG
- the ITGA7 gene encoding integrin alpha-7 isoform X8 — translation MLSGERLTSGFGYSLAVADLNSDGWPDLIVGAPYFFERQEELGGAVYVYLNQGGHWAGISPLRLCGSPDSMFGISLAVLGDLNQDGFPDIAVGAPFDGDGKVFIYHGSSLGVVAKPSQVLEGEAVGIKSFGYSLSGSLDMDGNQYPDLLVGSLADTVVLFRARPVLHVSHEVSIAPRSIDLEQPNCAGGHSVCVDLRVCFSYIAVPSSYSPTVALDYVLDADTDRRLRGQVPRVTFLSRSPDEPKHQASGTVWLKHQHDRVCGDAMFQLQDNVKDKLRAIVVTLSYSLQTPRLRRQAPGQGLPPVAPILNAHQPSTQRAEIHFLKQGCGEDKICQSNLQLVRARFCARVSDTEFQPLPMDADGTTALFALSGQPVIGLELMVTNLPSDPAQPQADGDDAHEAQLLVMLPDSLHYSGVRALDPAEKPLCLSNENASHVECELGNPMKRGAQVTFYLILSTSGISIETTELEVELLLATISEQELHPVSARARVFIELPLSIAGMATPQQLFFSGVVRGERAMQSERDVGSKVKYEVTVSNQGQSLKTLGSAFLNIMWPHEIANGKWLLYPMRVELEGGQGPGQKGLCSPRPNILHLDVDSRDRRRRELEPPEQQEPGERQEPSMSWWPVSSAEKKKNITLDCARGTANCVVFSCPLYSFDRAAVLHVWGRLWNSTFLEEYSAVKSLEVIVRANITVKSSIKNLMLRDASIVIPVMVYLDPMAVVAEGVPWWVILLAVLAGLLVLALLVLLLWKMGFFKRAKHPEATVPQYHAVKIPREDRQQFKEEKTGTILRNNWGSPRREGPDAHPILAADGHPELGPDGHAGPGTA, via the exons ATGCTGTCTGGGGAGCGCTTGACCTCCGGCTTCGGCTACTCGCTGGCTGTGGCTGACCTCAACAGTGATGG CTGGCCAGACCTGATAGTGGGTGCCCCCTACTTCTTTGAGCGCCAAGAAGAGCTGGGGGGTGCCGTGTATGTGTACTTGAACCAGGGGGGTCACTGGGCTGGGATCTCCCCTCTCCGGCTCTGCGGCTCCCCTGACTCCATGTTCGGGATCAGCCTGGCTGTCCTGGGGGACCTCAACCAAGATGGCTTTCCAG ATATTGCAGTGGGCGCCCCCTTTGATGGTGATGGTAAAGTCTTCATCTACCATGGGAGCAGCCTGGGGGTTGTCGCCAAACCTTCGCAG GTGCTGGAGGGCGAGGCTGTGGGCATCAAGAGCTTCGGCTACTCCCTGTCAGGCAGCTTGGATATGGATGGGAATCAATACCCTGACTTGCTGGTGGGCTCCCTGGCTGACACTGTCGTGCTCTTCAG GGCCAGACCCGTCCTCCATGTCTCCCATGAGGTCTCTATTGCTCCACGAAGCATTGACCTGGAGCAGCCCAACTGTGCTGGCGGCCACTCGGTCTG CGTGGACCTAAGGGTCTGTTTCAGCTACATTGCAGTCCCCAGCAGCTACAGCCCTACTGTGG CCCTGGACTACGTGTTAGACGCGGACACAGACCGGAGACTCCGGGGCCAGGTTCCCCGTGTGACCTTCCTGAGCCGTAGCCCAGATGAACCCAAGCACCAAGCCTCAGGCACCGTGTGGCTGAAGCACCAGCATGACCGAGTCTGTGGAGATGCCATGTTCCAGCTCCAG GATAATGTCAAAGACAAGCTTCGGGCCATTGTAGTGACCTTGTCCTACAGTCTCCAGACCCCTCGGCTCCGGCGACAGGCTCCTGGCCAGGGGCTGCCTCCAGTGGCCCCCATCCTCAATGCCCACCAGCCCAGCACCCAGCGGGCAGAG ATCCACTTCCTGAAGCAAGGCTGTGGTGAAGACAAGATCTGCCAGAGCAATCTGCAGCTGGTCCGCGCCCGCTTCTGTGCCCGGGTCAGCGACACGgaattccagcctctgcccat GGATGCGGATGGAACAACAGCCCTGTTTGCACTGAGTGGGCAGCCAGTCATTGGCCTGGAGCTGATGGTCACCAACCTGCCATCggacccagcccagccccaggctgATGGGGATGATGCCCATGAAGCCCAGCTCCTGGTCATGCTTCCTGACTCACTGCACTACTCAGGAGTCCGGGCCCTGGACCCTGCG GAGAAGCCACTCTGCCTGTCCAACGAGAATGCCTCCCATGTTGAGTGTGAGCTGGGGAACCCCATGAAGAGAGGTGCCCAG GTCACCTTCTACCTCATTCTTAGCACCTCAGGGATCAGCATTGAGACCACGGAACTGGAGGTAGAGCTGCTGTTGGCCAC GATCAGTGAGCAGGAGCTGCATCCAGTCTCTGCACGAGCCCGTGTCTTCATTGAGCTGCCACTGTCCATTGCAGG GATGGCCACTCCCCAGCAACTCTTCTTCTCTGGCGTGGTGAGGGGTGAGAGAGCCATGCAGTCTGAGCGGGATGTGGGCAGCAAGGTCAAGTATGAGGTCACG GTTTCCAATCAAGGCCAGTCGCTCAAAACCCTGGGCTCTGCCTTCCTCAACATCATGTGGCCTCATGAGATTGCCAATGGGAAGTGGTTGCTGTACCCAATGCGGGTGGAGCTGGAGGGCGGGCAGGGGCCTGGGCAGAAAGGGCTTTGCTCTCCCAGGCCCAACATCCTCCACCTG GATGTGGACAGTAGGGATAGGAGGCGGCGGGAGCTGGAGCCGCCTGAGCAGCAGGAGCCTGGTGAGCGGCAGGAGCCCAGCATGTCCTGGTGGCCAGTGTCCTCTgctgagaagaagaaaaacatcacCCTG GACTGCGCCCGGGGCACGGCCAACTGTGTGGTGTTCAGCTGCCCACTCTACAGCTTTGACCGCGCGGCTGTGTTGCATGTCTGGGGCCGTCTCTGGAACAGCACCTTCCTGGAG GAGTACTCAGCTGTGAAGTCCCTGGAAGTCATTGTCCGGGCCAACATCACAGTGAAGTCCTCCATAAAGAACTTGATGCTCCGAGATGCCTCCATAGTG ATCCCGGTGATGGTATACTTGGACCCCATGGCTGTGGTGGCAGAAGGAGTGCCCTGGTGGGTCATCCTCCTGGCTGTACTGGCTGGGCTGCTGGTGCTAGCACTGCTGGTGCTGCTCTTGTGGAAG ATGGGATTCTTCAAACGGGCGAAGCACCCCGAGGCCACCGTGCCCCAGTACCATGCGGTGAAGATTCCTCGGGAAGACCGACAGCAGTTCAAGGAGGAGAAGACGGGCACCATCCTGAGGAACAACTGGGGCAGCCCCCGGCGGGAGGGCCCGGATGCACACCCCATCCTGGCTGCCGATGGGCATCCCGAGCTGGGCCCCGATGGGCATGCGGGGCCAGGCACTGCCTAG